A region of Streptomyces sp. NBC_01750 DNA encodes the following proteins:
- a CDS encoding 1-phosphofructokinase family hexose kinase, with translation MILTVTLNTALDITYRVGALTRHASHPVSEVRERPGGKGLNVARVLAALGHETVVTGFAGGPTGAVLRELLAPLAPHDALVPTAGTTRRTIAVVDDAGDTTQLNEPGPAVTAEEWAVFLSSYASHLRDAEAVALCGSLPPGIHVGAYAELIRRARGAGVPVLLDTSGEPLRRGIAARPDLVKPNADELAKLTGSREPLRATRDARRRGAHTVVASLGADGVLAATPDGVWQAIPPAPLKGNPTGAGDSAVAGLLSGLVEQLAWPDRLSRAVALSAATVLAPAAGEFDAGAYEDLLPRIAVTERAAAA, from the coding sequence GTGATCCTGACGGTCACACTCAACACCGCTCTGGACATCACCTACAGGGTGGGCGCGCTGACCCGGCACGCCAGCCACCCCGTCAGTGAGGTCCGCGAACGCCCGGGCGGCAAGGGGCTCAACGTCGCCCGCGTGCTCGCCGCACTGGGCCACGAGACGGTGGTCACGGGCTTCGCGGGTGGCCCCACCGGAGCCGTACTGCGCGAGCTGCTGGCGCCACTCGCACCGCATGACGCGCTCGTCCCGACCGCCGGAACCACGCGCCGCACCATCGCCGTCGTGGACGACGCCGGCGACACGACCCAGCTCAACGAGCCGGGACCGGCGGTGACCGCCGAGGAGTGGGCCGTGTTTCTCTCCTCCTACGCCTCCCACCTGCGGGACGCCGAAGCCGTCGCACTGTGCGGCAGCCTGCCGCCCGGCATCCACGTCGGCGCATACGCCGAACTGATCCGCCGCGCCCGCGGCGCGGGCGTCCCCGTCCTCCTCGACACCAGCGGCGAGCCACTGCGCCGCGGCATCGCCGCCCGTCCCGACCTCGTCAAACCCAACGCGGACGAGCTCGCGAAACTCACCGGATCCCGCGAGCCGCTGCGCGCCACCCGCGACGCCCGCCGCCGAGGCGCGCACACGGTGGTCGCCTCGCTCGGCGCGGACGGCGTGCTGGCGGCCACTCCTGACGGCGTCTGGCAGGCGATCCCGCCGGCACCCCTGAAGGGCAACCCGACGGGCGCGGGCGATTCGGCGGTGGCCGGGCTGCTCTCCGGTCTCGTGGAACAACTCGCTTGGCCGGACCGGCTGTCCCGGGCCGTGGCCCTGTCGGCGGCGACCGTACTGGCCCCGGCGGCGGGTGAGTTCGACGCCGGGGCGTACGAGGATCTGCTGCCGCGCATAGCGGTGACCGAGCGCGCGGCCGCGGCGTGA
- a CDS encoding class II fructose-bisphosphate aldolase → MPLVSTGDLVSAAVAEGRGVAAFNVITLEHAEAIAAGAEQAGAPAILQISENAVKFHGGSLSAIAASASAVARASSAPLALHLDHVVSVELLYAAHDEGFGSVMFDASKLPYDENVKATAHAVCWGHERGIWIEAELGKVGGKEGETPLDAHAPGVRTDPAEAAAYIAGTGVDALAVAVGSSHAMTERTAALDHALIGRLRDAVPVPLVLHGSSGVPDAEIREAIASGMTKINVGTALNTAFTGAVRTFLEANPKTVDPRKYLVPARDAMAGTVAGFLGLI, encoded by the coding sequence ATGCCACTCGTCAGCACCGGTGACCTCGTCTCGGCCGCGGTGGCCGAGGGCCGTGGTGTCGCCGCGTTCAACGTCATCACCCTGGAGCACGCGGAGGCGATCGCCGCCGGCGCCGAGCAGGCCGGCGCGCCCGCGATCCTGCAGATTTCCGAGAACGCCGTGAAGTTCCACGGCGGGTCGCTCTCCGCCATCGCCGCCTCCGCATCGGCCGTCGCCCGCGCATCCTCGGCACCGCTCGCCCTCCACCTCGACCATGTGGTCTCCGTGGAGCTGCTGTACGCAGCCCATGACGAGGGGTTCGGCTCGGTGATGTTCGACGCCTCGAAGCTGCCGTACGACGAGAACGTCAAAGCCACCGCGCACGCGGTGTGCTGGGGCCACGAGCGCGGCATCTGGATCGAGGCGGAACTGGGCAAGGTCGGCGGAAAGGAGGGCGAGACCCCGCTCGACGCCCATGCCCCGGGCGTCCGCACGGACCCGGCCGAGGCGGCGGCCTACATCGCCGGCACGGGCGTGGACGCGCTGGCCGTCGCGGTCGGCTCCTCGCATGCGATGACCGAGCGCACGGCGGCCCTGGACCACGCCCTGATCGGCCGGCTGAGGGACGCGGTGCCGGTGCCGCTGGTCCTGCACGGCTCGTCCGGCGTGCCCGACGCGGAAATCCGCGAGGCGATCGCCTCCGGCATGACCAAGATCAACGTCGGCACGGCACTGAACACTGCGTTCACGGGCGCGGTACGGACGTTCCTGGAGGCAAACCCGAAGACCGTCGACCCCCGGAAATACCTCGTCCCGGCTCGCGATGCGATGGCCGGGACGGTGGCGGGCTTCCTGGGGCTCATCTGA
- a CDS encoding CBM35 domain-containing protein, producing the protein MTAANNGASTPEDDDPFGYLYEDGRAAGATPPGQGRGYGYPGPAAQPGVPRTSYNQVRTVGERQYGQQVPQQHAYGQQQGYAQGQPTAQYAAPETYPGGAPTRQVPPQGNGSGHGGHGGGRSGGPNTKGLLIGAIAVVAVVVIGIGAALLTGGGQDDKAGGSQAGNGGATAGESVKPSDEPSASDKPAELPKQDAATLQLGAPAVLAKDVKGAQGADGAYVTGFNAVGASVTWKASVSDTKEYRLYVRYAIPAQDANATLTVNGKANSNPLGLKNFIKSSDPNPEKNWQTTWAPVNLQKGENEIKISCEAGNQCNALLDWLQVSDGEL; encoded by the coding sequence ATGACGGCCGCGAACAACGGCGCGAGCACGCCCGAGGACGACGATCCGTTCGGCTATCTGTACGAGGACGGACGGGCAGCAGGCGCGACACCGCCCGGCCAGGGCCGCGGCTACGGCTATCCGGGTCCCGCCGCGCAGCCCGGTGTCCCCAGAACCTCGTACAACCAGGTACGCACTGTCGGCGAGCGCCAGTACGGCCAGCAGGTCCCGCAGCAGCATGCGTACGGCCAGCAGCAGGGGTACGCCCAGGGCCAGCCGACCGCGCAGTACGCGGCGCCCGAGACCTACCCCGGCGGCGCTCCCACCCGACAGGTTCCGCCGCAGGGCAACGGCAGCGGCCACGGCGGCCATGGCGGCGGCCGTAGTGGCGGTCCCAACACCAAGGGCCTGCTGATCGGCGCGATCGCGGTGGTCGCGGTGGTCGTGATCGGCATCGGCGCGGCGCTCCTGACGGGAGGCGGCCAGGACGACAAGGCGGGTGGCTCGCAGGCCGGCAACGGCGGTGCGACGGCGGGCGAGTCCGTGAAGCCGAGCGACGAGCCGTCGGCGTCGGACAAGCCGGCGGAGCTGCCGAAGCAGGACGCGGCCACGCTGCAGCTCGGTGCACCGGCCGTGCTGGCGAAGGATGTCAAGGGCGCGCAGGGCGCCGACGGCGCGTACGTCACCGGCTTCAACGCGGTGGGCGCCTCGGTCACCTGGAAGGCGAGCGTCTCCGACACCAAGGAGTACCGCCTGTATGTGAGGTACGCCATCCCGGCACAGGACGCCAACGCCACCCTGACCGTCAACGGCAAGGCGAACAGCAACCCGTTGGGCCTGAAGAACTTCATCAAGTCCTCCGACCCGAACCCGGAGAAGAACTGGCAGACCACATGGGCGCCGGTCAATCTCCAGAAGGGCGAGAACGAGATCAAGATCTCATGTGAGGCGGGCAACCAGTGCAACGCCCTCCTCGACTGGCTCCAGGTCAGCGACGGGGAGCTCTGA
- the cdgB gene encoding diguanylate cyclase CdgB yields the protein METESEPYVRLATLRQLHQVVADLNTARSLADTLQTVADGIVAGLGYELACVNLVRPDGDLVVAAFAGSAAAEALITGRVGSRPSWERRLSMGEAWGELRFIPHTEGWVLIEDDVPQWHTEGPDPRFEDEWHPQDRLYAPMYASGGGRELLGVISVDRPRNGRRPGPWGQEALQMYASQAAIAISNARLRANMQRALVRLEREQQALRASEESFRQAFEYAPSGMAIAEMGGDQHGRLLRTNDALCRLLGRPASAMRRYSFADLVHPEDVGTLLRTSAEGGRAELRLGRRDGTYVWVSLRNSVVADTADGPRFLLTHVEDIEERKRHELQLAHRASHDSLTGLPNSAELRARLSSRLCERPYAERETAIEALDAAYDTRDAGDGEHLFRSEGFDIESVGGPYNHHVHSVAPDGESDDGTKGLAVLFCDLDGFKSINDRFGHQTGDAVLVEVARRLTTGVRDGDTVARLGGDEFVVLADGLGAADAADLAVRLRNAIILPIRVGGRGVRVGASFGIGWASCGMSVEEVLRSADQRMYIEKRSRAKVHRRAG from the coding sequence ATGGAGACCGAGTCGGAGCCCTACGTCCGTCTTGCGACCCTGCGGCAGCTGCATCAGGTGGTCGCGGACCTCAACACGGCCCGGAGCTTGGCCGACACTCTGCAGACCGTCGCCGACGGCATCGTCGCAGGACTCGGCTACGAGCTGGCCTGCGTCAATCTCGTACGTCCCGACGGTGATCTCGTCGTCGCCGCGTTCGCCGGCAGTGCCGCCGCGGAAGCCCTGATCACCGGTCGGGTCGGCTCCCGCCCCTCCTGGGAACGCCGGCTCTCCATGGGCGAGGCCTGGGGCGAGCTGCGTTTCATACCGCACACCGAGGGCTGGGTCCTCATCGAGGACGACGTACCGCAGTGGCACACCGAGGGCCCCGATCCCCGCTTCGAGGACGAGTGGCACCCGCAGGACCGTCTCTACGCCCCCATGTACGCGTCGGGCGGCGGCCGTGAACTCCTCGGCGTCATATCCGTCGACCGGCCGCGCAATGGCCGCAGGCCAGGACCCTGGGGCCAGGAAGCGCTCCAGATGTACGCCTCTCAGGCGGCTATTGCGATCAGCAACGCCCGGCTGCGAGCAAATATGCAGCGCGCCCTGGTCCGCCTCGAGCGCGAGCAGCAGGCCCTGCGCGCCAGCGAGGAGTCCTTCCGGCAGGCCTTCGAGTACGCGCCCAGTGGTATGGCCATAGCCGAGATGGGCGGCGACCAGCACGGCCGGCTGCTGCGCACCAACGACGCGCTGTGCCGACTGCTCGGCCGTCCCGCCTCCGCGATGCGCCGGTACTCCTTCGCCGATCTCGTCCACCCCGAGGACGTCGGCACTCTGCTGCGTACGTCCGCCGAGGGCGGCCGTGCCGAGCTGCGTCTCGGCAGACGGGACGGGACGTACGTCTGGGTCTCGCTGCGCAACTCCGTCGTCGCGGACACCGCCGACGGTCCGCGTTTTCTGCTGACGCATGTCGAGGACATCGAGGAGCGCAAGCGTCACGAGCTGCAGCTCGCCCACCGCGCCTCGCACGACTCGCTCACCGGTCTGCCCAACAGTGCCGAGCTGCGGGCCCGGCTCAGCTCCCGGCTGTGCGAGCGGCCGTACGCGGAGCGGGAGACGGCCATCGAGGCCCTGGACGCCGCGTACGACACCAGGGACGCCGGTGACGGGGAGCACCTTTTCCGCAGCGAGGGCTTCGACATCGAGTCGGTCGGCGGCCCGTACAACCACCATGTGCACTCCGTCGCACCCGACGGAGAGAGCGACGACGGGACGAAGGGGCTCGCGGTCCTCTTCTGCGACCTGGACGGTTTCAAGTCGATCAACGACCGCTTCGGGCACCAGACGGGCGACGCCGTGCTGGTCGAGGTGGCGCGCCGGCTGACCACGGGCGTACGGGACGGGGACACGGTGGCCCGGCTCGGCGGTGACGAGTTCGTCGTCCTCGCCGACGGCCTGGGCGCGGCCGATGCCGCCGACCTGGCCGTACGCCTGCGGAACGCGATCATCCTGCCGATCCGGGTCGGCGGCCGCGGGGTCCGCGTCGGGGCCAGCTTCGGCATCGGTTGGGCGAGCTGCGGGATGTCCGTCGAGGAGGTTCTGCGCTCCGCCGACCAGCGGATGTACATCGAGAAGCGATCGCGCGCGAAGGTGCACCGGCGGGCGGGCTGA
- a CDS encoding flavin reductase family protein, whose product MSNEEFRAAMSRLAAGVVLVTAHDADYGPHGEDVGMTATAFMSVSLDPPLVMVSLRNGSRMDDLLAEQPLWGVSVLSESQRHIAGRFAMKGRVSDRLLFEDIPYTRGEVCGSLLVRGALATLECRTEQRIEAGDHTLVIGRVLKAGLESADGGPLTYFKGRYRQLG is encoded by the coding sequence GTGAGTAACGAGGAGTTCCGCGCAGCCATGTCCCGGCTGGCCGCCGGCGTGGTGCTGGTGACCGCGCACGACGCCGACTACGGCCCGCACGGAGAGGACGTCGGCATGACCGCGACGGCCTTCATGTCGGTGTCCCTGGACCCGCCGCTGGTGATGGTGAGTCTGCGCAACGGCTCCCGCATGGACGACCTGCTGGCGGAACAGCCGCTGTGGGGCGTCTCGGTGCTCTCGGAGAGCCAGCGGCACATCGCCGGGCGCTTCGCGATGAAGGGGCGGGTCAGCGACCGGCTGCTGTTCGAGGACATCCCCTACACGAGGGGCGAGGTGTGCGGGTCGCTGCTGGTGCGGGGCGCGCTCGCGACGCTGGAGTGCCGTACGGAGCAGCGGATCGAGGCGGGCGACCACACGCTGGTGATCGGGCGGGTACTGAAGGCCGGCCTGGAGAGCGCGGACGGCGGCCCGCTGACGTACTTCAAGGGCCGCTACCGCCAGTTGGGTTGA
- the arfB gene encoding alternative ribosome rescue aminoacyl-tRNA hydrolase ArfB — MSGTQPQRGSGGRPPGKHSIRGSVFLPEAELMWRFSRSSGPGGQHVNTSDSQVELRFDLARTEALPPVWKERALERLAGRLVGGVIAVRASEHRSQWRNRETAAVRLASLLAEATAPPPRPRRATRIPRGINERRLREKKQRAETKRGRTGRDW, encoded by the coding sequence ATGTCCGGGACCCAGCCCCAGAGGGGGTCCGGGGGGCGTCCCCCGGGTAAACACAGCATCCGCGGTTCGGTCTTCCTGCCGGAGGCCGAGCTCATGTGGCGTTTCTCGAGATCGTCGGGGCCCGGCGGTCAGCACGTCAACACCAGCGACTCGCAGGTGGAGCTCCGTTTCGACCTCGCCAGGACCGAGGCACTGCCGCCGGTGTGGAAGGAGCGCGCGCTGGAGCGGCTCGCAGGCCGGCTGGTCGGCGGGGTGATCGCCGTACGTGCCTCGGAGCACCGCTCGCAGTGGCGCAACCGCGAGACGGCAGCGGTCCGCCTCGCGTCGCTGCTCGCGGAGGCGACTGCGCCTCCGCCGCGGCCTCGTCGCGCGACGAGGATTCCCCGCGGTATCAACGAGCGGCGGCTGCGGGAGAAGAAGCAGCGCGCGGAGACGAAGCGCGGGCGCACGGGCCGGGACTGGTAG
- a CDS encoding TerD family protein: protein MAVSLSKGGNVSLTKEAPGLTAVTVGLGWDVRTTTGTDFDLDASAIGVNPGGKVTSDAHFVFFNNKATPDQTIVHTGDNRTGEGGGDDEQINVNLAGLPADVDKIVFPVSIYDAVSRSQNFGQVRNAYIRIVNQAGGAELARYDLSEDAATETAMVFGELYRNGAEWKFRAVGQGYASGLEGIARDFGVNL from the coding sequence ATGGCAGTAAGCCTGTCCAAGGGCGGCAACGTCTCGCTCACCAAGGAGGCACCGGGCCTGACCGCCGTCACGGTCGGCCTCGGCTGGGACGTCCGCACCACCACCGGCACCGACTTCGACCTCGACGCCTCGGCGATCGGTGTGAACCCCGGCGGCAAGGTGACCTCCGACGCGCACTTCGTCTTCTTCAACAACAAGGCCACGCCGGACCAGACCATCGTCCACACCGGTGACAACCGCACCGGCGAGGGCGGCGGCGACGACGAGCAGATCAACGTCAACCTGGCGGGTCTGCCCGCCGACGTCGACAAGATCGTCTTCCCGGTCTCGATCTACGACGCCGTCAGCCGCAGCCAGAACTTCGGCCAGGTGCGCAACGCCTACATCCGTATCGTCAACCAGGCCGGCGGCGCCGAGCTCGCCCGCTACGACCTGAGCGAGGACGCCGCCACCGAGACCGCGATGGTCTTCGGCGAGCTGTACCGCAATGGCGCGGAGTGGAAGTTCCGCGCAGTGGGCCAGGGTTACGCCTCTGGCCTCGAGGGCATCGCCCGCGACTTCGGCGTCAACCTCTGA
- a CDS encoding M1 family metallopeptidase produces the protein MDQRTLVRTLTPVVALLLLAGCTDGGAGVHGEPGAAGAGDPLFHRLGNGGYDVQHYALTLGYDPRTGTLEGTAEITARAAQDLSAFNLDLHGMSVTGATVDGKKAAANRAGDELTLRPHTDLDKGRTFRAVVRYSGIPKTIVDEDADKSREGWLKTPDGALAVGEPVGSMAWFPSNNHPGDKATYDIKVTVPEKLRAISNGELKNRSTTGGRTTFGWTSKEPMASYLVTLAIGDYRLAESRMPSGRRVLTAVDQAVSEESAELLGRIPEIMEWGEEKFGPYPFSSTGAIVVPAEAVGYALETQTRPVIPLDPDENTLDIDTLVHEMAHQWFGNSVTPKSWKDMWLNEGFAQYAEWIWAEDHEDTPAQEKFDQAFAQETNWAFPPADPPSAAKVSDDPVYDRGAMVLHKIRQAVGEKVFFGIVQGWAATYRHSNASTADFTAYVEKKSGKDLGALWDTWLYGKGKPATP, from the coding sequence GTGGACCAGCGAACTCTCGTACGCACTCTGACACCCGTCGTCGCCCTGCTCCTCCTCGCGGGCTGCACCGACGGCGGTGCGGGCGTGCACGGAGAGCCGGGCGCCGCGGGCGCGGGTGACCCGCTCTTCCACAGGCTCGGCAACGGCGGTTACGACGTCCAGCACTACGCCCTGACCCTGGGCTACGACCCGAGGACGGGCACCCTCGAGGGCACCGCCGAGATCACCGCCCGCGCCGCCCAGGATCTGAGCGCCTTCAACCTCGACCTCCATGGGATGAGCGTCACCGGTGCCACCGTCGACGGCAAGAAGGCTGCCGCCAACCGGGCGGGCGACGAGCTGACGCTGCGGCCGCACACCGACCTCGACAAGGGCAGGACCTTTCGTGCCGTGGTCCGTTACTCCGGTATCCCGAAGACGATCGTGGACGAGGACGCCGACAAGTCGCGGGAGGGCTGGCTGAAGACCCCGGACGGCGCGCTCGCGGTCGGCGAGCCCGTCGGGTCGATGGCCTGGTTCCCCAGTAACAACCATCCGGGCGACAAGGCCACCTACGACATCAAGGTCACCGTCCCCGAGAAGCTGCGGGCGATCTCCAACGGCGAGTTGAAGAACCGGAGCACCACCGGCGGGCGCACCACCTTCGGCTGGACATCGAAGGAGCCGATGGCGAGCTACCTCGTCACGCTCGCCATCGGTGACTACCGGCTGGCGGAGTCGCGTATGCCGTCCGGTCGGCGCGTACTCACCGCCGTCGACCAGGCCGTGTCCGAGGAAAGCGCCGAGCTCCTCGGCCGGATCCCCGAGATCATGGAGTGGGGGGAGGAGAAATTCGGCCCGTATCCCTTCTCCTCCACCGGCGCGATCGTCGTGCCGGCGGAGGCTGTCGGCTACGCCCTCGAGACGCAGACCAGACCGGTCATCCCCTTGGACCCGGACGAGAACACGCTCGATATCGACACACTCGTCCATGAGATGGCGCATCAGTGGTTCGGTAATTCCGTGACGCCCAAGTCCTGGAAGGACATGTGGCTCAACGAAGGCTTCGCCCAGTACGCGGAGTGGATATGGGCCGAGGACCACGAGGACACCCCGGCCCAGGAGAAGTTCGACCAGGCTTTCGCCCAGGAGACCAACTGGGCCTTCCCGCCGGCCGATCCGCCTTCCGCGGCGAAGGTCTCGGACGACCCGGTGTATGACCGCGGCGCGATGGTCCTGCACAAGATCCGCCAGGCGGTGGGCGAAAAGGTCTTCTTCGGCATCGTGCAGGGCTGGGCTGCGACGTACCGCCACTCCAACGCTTCCACCGCCGACTTCACGGCGTACGTCGAGAAGAAGTCCGGCAAGGACCTCGGCGCGCTGTGGGACACCTGGCTGTACGGGAAGGGCAAGCCCGCGACGCCGTGA
- a CDS encoding pentapeptide repeat-containing protein, whose amino-acid sequence MARKPERSRAAQRPEVRLPPLARYDGGGLESDGDYDGLEFQDLDLAGQSGRGARFIDCALRGCGLDETELLKARFVDSVLSGVRGVGTDLAGASLRDVEVTDARLGGVQLHGAVLERVLIRGGKIDYLNLRKGRLKDVVFEGCVLSEPDFGGAQLERVEFRDCVLRRADFSAAQLKDVDLRTVAELDIARGVDRLAGAVISSAQLLDLAPAFAAQIGVRVES is encoded by the coding sequence ATGGCACGGAAACCGGAAAGATCGCGGGCAGCGCAGCGGCCGGAGGTGCGGCTGCCGCCGCTCGCTCGGTACGACGGCGGCGGGCTGGAGTCGGACGGCGACTACGACGGCCTGGAGTTCCAGGACCTGGACCTCGCCGGGCAGTCGGGGCGTGGCGCGCGCTTCATCGACTGTGCGTTGCGCGGGTGCGGCCTGGACGAGACGGAGCTGCTCAAGGCCCGCTTCGTCGACTCCGTGCTCAGTGGCGTACGAGGAGTGGGCACCGATCTGGCGGGCGCGTCGCTGCGTGATGTGGAGGTGACGGACGCGCGGCTGGGCGGGGTGCAGCTGCACGGGGCCGTGCTTGAGCGGGTGCTGATCCGTGGCGGGAAGATCGACTACTTGAATCTGCGGAAGGGCAGGCTGAAGGACGTCGTCTTCGAGGGATGTGTGCTGTCGGAGCCGGACTTCGGGGGTGCGCAGCTGGAACGGGTGGAGTTCCGGGACTGTGTGCTGCGGCGGGCGGACTTCAGCGCGGCGCAGCTGAAGGACGTCGATCTGCGGACGGTGGCGGAGCTGGACATCGCGCGGGGCGTGGACCGGCTGGCCGGTGCGGTGATCAGCTCGGCCCAACTGCTGGATCTGGCACCGGCGTTCGCGGCGCAGATCGGGGTGCGGGTGGAGAGTTAG
- a CDS encoding zinc-binding dehydrogenase: MHAIRLHAFGPAENLVHERTEDPAPGPGQVRIAVAAAGVHLLDTVLREGMQGPFPAPTELPTIPGREVAGTVDALGEGTDPDWLGRKVVVHLGTAPGGYAELAVADAARLHAIPVGLDEAEAVAMIGTGRTAMGILQFTDLGPDDIAIVPAAAGGIGTLLVQYTKNAGGYVVGLAGGPEKVARVAANGADIAVDYNQDNWATQVRDHLGGRRATVVFDSVGGATARAAVDLLGKGGKHIVFGWSAEGLHNGSPLTFTAEELTERGITSEGVLGPVMLQRAGGDIRVLEERSLAEAASGRLRPAIQRFPLTEAAAAHHALETRATMGKVVLIP, translated from the coding sequence ATGCACGCCATCCGCCTCCACGCCTTCGGCCCCGCCGAGAACCTCGTCCACGAGCGGACCGAAGATCCCGCCCCCGGCCCCGGCCAGGTGCGGATCGCCGTGGCCGCGGCCGGCGTGCACCTGCTCGACACCGTCCTGCGCGAGGGCATGCAGGGCCCCTTCCCCGCCCCCACCGAACTGCCGACCATCCCCGGCCGCGAGGTCGCCGGCACCGTCGACGCGCTCGGCGAGGGCACGGACCCGGACTGGCTCGGCAGGAAGGTCGTCGTCCACCTCGGCACGGCGCCAGGCGGGTACGCCGAACTCGCGGTCGCCGACGCCGCGAGACTCCACGCGATCCCGGTAGGCCTCGACGAGGCCGAGGCCGTCGCGATGATCGGGACGGGCCGCACCGCCATGGGCATCCTGCAGTTCACCGACCTCGGCCCCGACGACATCGCGATCGTCCCCGCCGCGGCCGGCGGTATCGGCACCCTCCTCGTGCAGTACACGAAGAACGCCGGCGGATACGTCGTCGGCCTCGCGGGCGGCCCGGAGAAGGTGGCGCGGGTCGCCGCGAACGGCGCCGACATCGCCGTCGACTACAACCAGGACAACTGGGCCACCCAGGTCCGCGACCACCTCGGCGGCCGCCGCGCCACCGTCGTCTTCGACTCGGTCGGCGGCGCCACCGCGCGCGCCGCCGTCGACCTGCTCGGCAAAGGCGGCAAGCACATCGTCTTCGGCTGGTCCGCCGAAGGCCTCCACAACGGCTCCCCGCTCACCTTCACCGCCGAGGAACTGACCGAGCGCGGCATCACCTCCGAGGGCGTACTCGGCCCGGTGATGCTCCAGAGGGCGGGCGGCGACATACGCGTCCTCGAGGAACGCTCCCTCGCCGAGGCCGCATCCGGCCGCCTGCGCCCCGCCATACAGCGCTTCCCGCTCACCGAGGCCGCGGCGGCCCACCACGCACTGGAGACGCGCGCCACGATGGGCAAGGTCGTCCTGATCCCCTGA
- a CDS encoding GNAT family N-acetyltransferase codes for MIRIATPADVPEIHRMVRELAEYEKALDEARASEEQLHEALFGERPAAFAHMAVTADGEVAGFALWFLNFSTWRGVHGIYLEDLYVRPGLRGGGYGKALLTELARICVERGYERLEWSVLNWNTPSINFYRSLGAKPQDEWTVYRLTDEALTSLGS; via the coding sequence ATGATTCGTATCGCCACGCCTGCTGATGTCCCTGAGATCCACCGCATGGTCCGTGAGCTCGCCGAGTACGAGAAGGCCTTGGACGAGGCCCGGGCGAGTGAGGAGCAGCTGCACGAGGCGCTGTTCGGCGAGCGGCCTGCCGCCTTCGCGCACATGGCGGTGACCGCGGACGGGGAGGTGGCGGGCTTCGCGCTGTGGTTCCTGAACTTTTCGACGTGGCGCGGGGTGCACGGCATCTATCTGGAGGATCTGTATGTACGGCCCGGGCTGCGCGGTGGCGGTTACGGCAAGGCGCTGCTGACGGAGCTGGCGCGGATCTGTGTGGAGCGTGGCTATGAGCGCCTGGAGTGGTCCGTACTGAACTGGAACACCCCGTCGATCAACTTCTACCGGTCGCTGGGCGCGAAGCCGCAGGACGAGTGGACGGTGTACCGGCTGACCGACGAGGCGCTGACCTCTCTGGGGTCTTAG